The segment CCTCATGGCCAAAAGGCTGGCCGCGCACGGTTACGCGCTTGAAGCGATAAGGTTCGGGCTTGACGGTCTCGTCAAGGACGGAGAGGGCTTCGAGAAGACGAGGGTCCGGGTGAGTCCCGTCATGGCGGACGAGATAATGGATATGCCGGGCGCTTTTGAAGGGACGGCACGGGTAAATCTGGAGAGAGACGTAGAAGCAAAAGAAGGGAAAGAGGCCAAAAAAGGCAATATAGACCAGGTTCTGAACAATATAAAGGGTCGTTTCGGTACCGTCATCGTCATAGGCGGCAATGACCATACAAAACAGGCTGCGATGCTCGCGGAGGAATGTAAGGCACGGGGCCTTGACATTGCGGTGCTCTCGCTTCCCAAGACGATCGACTACGATACCATCACATATCCTGTAGGGGCGCGCACCGCCGGGGAGAACGCCCATGATATGGTCATGAGGGCCGCCGCGCTTCCCGGGAGCAAAAGGATATCGGTAATCCAGTGCATGGGGCGGGATATGGGTTATCTCACAGTGGCTGCAGCAGACATGGTCAATAACCTCTCGAATTATAGTCCCGAGGAACAGGCAAGGATGCGGCAGATAGCGCCGACAGTCGTTATAGCTACGCCCGAGTGGTCATGGAACCCGCTGAAGGAGAGAAGGGTGAACCTTGCCGCGCTGCTCCAGAGGGTCAGGGAGACATTTGAAAAGTATGGGGCGGTGACCCTGGCCGTATCGGAAGGGTTCAGGATCAGCGAAGAAGACCTGAAGCCGATCTGCGAGATGGACCATTATCTGGGATACAAGCTGAGGACCGTCGGTATGAAGAAAGACAAGCACGGGAACCCTCTTTTGACGGAACTGGGCATAGGCGACTTCGTCGCCAGGGCGATAGAGGCGATGCCGATGGCATATGGCGGCGAAGAGGTGAGTTTTGAGCGTGACGTGAACCTTCTGCTCGAAGATACCGGATACAGCATAAGGGCCACCCCGCCTAACGATGTGGACAGGGCTGTAGCGGCTCAAGCGACCGATTATGCAACCGACCTGATAGTGAATAACAGGGCTTATGTCATAACGAGCGGAGGATTCCAGATCTCGGCAGACCGTTCATCCAGGACCGTAGAGGATATACGCGGTACGATGCGTGCAAAACCTTTTGAGCATGCGGTAGGGACCGTAGACCTGGAGAGGGTCGTAGATACCGGCAAAGAAGAAAAAGGCCCGAGGGAGAAGACGAGCATTTACAGAGAAGATGAGCTGGACAATCTGTCGATAATAGGCCGCCACCTGCCGCCTCTTACCGCGGTCCCGGAGATACCGGGCCAGGAAGCGCTTTCACAGCGGCCCGGGATGAACGTTGCGCTGGCCATACGCTCCCTCAATTCACAATCGGAGTCGGGCCGCGACATGAAGAGGCCGAATATCTGCGTGATCGCGCGCGACGATGCAGACGGGTTCATCGCGCTCCTGAAAGAGAGGGCGCCCATCGATAAGGCGGACGCGTATGTTATGGCGCGGACGAGGAAGGCGTTATTGCCGTTCCTATCGACGCGTGAAAGACCGGTCCCTCTGTCAGAAGTGGTCGCCCAGGCGTACAGGACATTTAAGGCGAATAACACGGTAAGCGTGGTCGTCTCGAGCAACTTCCTCGTCCATAAGGATGACCCTGTCCTGAAGGCCCTGGCCGATAAAGACGCATTGTTAGGGTCACTCATAACGAGTTTTGCTCCGGATAAGGACGGTTTCATAAGGTTCGGGCGCAGGATGGTCGATATCATATACCTTGCCCTGACACTCCTTCCCCCTGAAGGCGAGAAGAAGGCGATGTCCGGGGTCAGGAAGAATATCCTGGGCGAGTCGCTGAACCTGTTGCCCGGAGAGAATAGTATCGAGATCGCGCCGCCGGCATCTGCATCTGCAACCCTGCCGGCAAGAGAGGCCCGGTCCTCTCTCGGGAGTACACAGGCCATGGGCCCTGCCGGAGAGAAGGCGCGGATCATAGAGGAGATAACAAAGGATATGCCGGTACGCGCGCAGGAGTTTGCGGCGACGCTGTCGGGCATACTGACGGAGAACCCCGACAAACTGCACATCCTAGGTATAGACAGCGACATCGGCGGCTTTGAACAGAAGGGGCTGCTCCAGCAGACGATATTTGACGCCGTCGACAGGATCGCGGGCCTGAAGAACGATCGCGGCGAGAAGCTCTTCCCGAACCTGCTTGTCATGCGCGCCATGGGCAGGAACCTGGCCGCGGATATAAGCGCTTTGAAGAAGGACGGGAAGGTGGAATTGGGCAACGTCTTCGTGGTTGCAAAGAAGGCGAACCTGGAAGCGGACGTCTTCAGCGCCATAAGGGTAGATGGGGGAGCATGGATAACGGCGATAGACGATTCTTCGGCAAGGGCATATCTGCCCATATTCGAAGCGGCCACGCTGACTTTGATGGCGGCCTCCGGCGCCGACACGGATGCCATAAGGACGTTCTATGATAAGGTATCGGAGAATCCGATAGATCCGACGGTGCTCCAGGAGATGTTAAGGACGCGGGTCATACATCTCCTGCCGAAGGCCACCAGGTTAGAGACAAAAGAATTGAGGGATCTGTACGAAATGGCCCAGCAGGTCCACATGGCGGCATAATACGTATAGATACGGCTTTCCAAAGGGCCATCCGTTTTCCGGATGGCCCTTTTTTATTGACTTGAGCAGACAGGTTGTGTTAATTTTAAAAAATGACCCACGAAGGCAGCAAGATGCATATAAGAGTATCTGTTAATGACGTCACCCTTGAGGCCGATATAGCCCGTCTGGCCAGGGAAGTCGATATGCCGAATATCATAACGACCCTGAGAGACAGGTCCGGCAGGTGGGCGTCGGACCAGTTCAAGGACGGCTCCGTAACTATGCTTGACTGGACGCGCCAGACCGAACGGATCGAGCCGCAGATGGAAGGGCTCAGGCGTTTTGCCGACGCGGTAAGGCGGGAGAAGGCCGATGGAAAGACGACGGACGTCGTCATAATCGGCATCGGAGGCTCGATAGAAGGCACAAAAGCGCTCCTGGGGCTATTCGGTGTGGATAAGGCAAGCCCGTGCATCCATTATATAGATACCGTAGACCCTATTGCTATCTCCGATGTCATCAAAGAGATAGATATGGGCCGGACGCGGCTGATAGCGATAACCAAGTCATTCACGACACTTGAGATAGTTTCAATATATAAGGTATTTCTGGCCGCGGCTGAGGCAAAAGGCATATCAAAGGAAGATATTGCCGGGCGCGTCACTATCATCACCGATGAGAAGACCGACGTCTCTGATAAAGAGAAGTACGAGATAGCAAGGTCCGGCATAGGCAAAGAGATATTCAGGATCCCGACAGGCACCGGCGGCAGGTTCTCGTGGGACACGCCCGTATCGCTTCTCCCATCCCTCATAATGGGCCACGACGTTGATAGCCTGCGGGCCGGCTCGTCCATGATGGAGGATATCGCCGTAACCCGGACCGACATAGCGGATAACCCGGCGGCGCACCTGGCGCTATTCAAGTATCTTATGCTAAAGAACGGGAGGGACAAGACGACGCTGCTCCTGCCGGGAAAGTTAAGATCATCAGGGACATGGACGGGACAGCTCGAGATGGAGAGTTTATGCAAGGATGACGGCGGAATGGTAGTCAAGACGATACTTTTGGACCACGAGCCGATAGCGGAAGAGATATCGGAATATGGCAAAGACCGCGTTTTCCTTATGGTCAAATTGGGAGAGAAGGATACGACTTATGATAAGCTGGCCGCCAAGTTAAGA is part of the Candidatus Omnitrophota bacterium genome and harbors:
- a CDS encoding 6-phosphofructokinase translates to MKHKLAKYISILLTITFLAGQSYAGQLIDNIPAQKGTLATSLVTDDINKARTAQVAERIGEVKEPGAIANGEPLAELAQGRIPPQAILTEEREKELAGKIQESIDMAISLATTALREGKIPRRHASITEDTAYALVAFRNHFSKMRYLFNADIRGPASYILGFNRENPKTGLPSIGLSVELVDMLSPRLLAQYVLHECAPERDITLTIIKDDARDAHRTLYTEVQTAIFGKEDVEKLREELRNLINFRLPPEKRVVMLISGGESAGVNNYFALMAKRLAAHGYALEAIRFGLDGLVKDGEGFEKTRVRVSPVMADEIMDMPGAFEGTARVNLERDVEAKEGKEAKKGNIDQVLNNIKGRFGTVIVIGGNDHTKQAAMLAEECKARGLDIAVLSLPKTIDYDTITYPVGARTAGENAHDMVMRAAALPGSKRISVIQCMGRDMGYLTVAAADMVNNLSNYSPEEQARMRQIAPTVVIATPEWSWNPLKERRVNLAALLQRVRETFEKYGAVTLAVSEGFRISEEDLKPICEMDHYLGYKLRTVGMKKDKHGNPLLTELGIGDFVARAIEAMPMAYGGEEVSFERDVNLLLEDTGYSIRATPPNDVDRAVAAQATDYATDLIVNNRAYVITSGGFQISADRSSRTVEDIRGTMRAKPFEHAVGTVDLERVVDTGKEEKGPREKTSIYREDELDNLSIIGRHLPPLTAVPEIPGQEALSQRPGMNVALAIRSLNSQSESGRDMKRPNICVIARDDADGFIALLKERAPIDKADAYVMARTRKALLPFLSTRERPVPLSEVVAQAYRTFKANNTVSVVVSSNFLVHKDDPVLKALADKDALLGSLITSFAPDKDGFIRFGRRMVDIIYLALTLLPPEGEKKAMSGVRKNILGESLNLLPGENSIEIAPPASASATLPAREARSSLGSTQAMGPAGEKARIIEEITKDMPVRAQEFAATLSGILTENPDKLHILGIDSDIGGFEQKGLLQQTIFDAVDRIAGLKNDRGEKLFPNLLVMRAMGRNLAADISALKKDGKVELGNVFVVAKKANLEADVFSAIRVDGGAWITAIDDSSARAYLPIFEAATLTLMAASGADTDAIRTFYDKVSENPIDPTVLQEMLRTRVIHLLPKATRLETKELRDLYEMAQQVHMAA